The Mycolicibacterium hassiacum DSM 44199 genome includes a window with the following:
- a CDS encoding peptidylprolyl isomerase yields MPTNEERRAAAKRKLEQQLQRQEQRARRQRLITIAGSVVAVVVAVAVVAYLVFANRDSEPTETAGPAASTAKAVEIEGVPEYVAPPDLGANCQYPATAEKAAKPVNPPRSGKVPTEPALVSASMSTNQGNIGLMLDNGKAPCTVNNFASLSSQAYFDNTKCHRLTTAPELSVLQCGDPTGTGAGGPGYQFGNEYPTNQYKPGDPKLGERVTYPRGTVAMAHSPGQHNNGSQFFLVYRDSQLPPDYTAFGTIDETGLATLDKIAAEGVAGGGFDGKPNLDVEITSIRLD; encoded by the coding sequence GTGCCGACCAACGAAGAGCGGCGTGCGGCAGCGAAGCGCAAACTCGAGCAGCAGCTCCAGCGGCAGGAGCAGCGGGCCCGCAGGCAGCGCCTGATCACGATCGCCGGATCCGTCGTCGCGGTCGTGGTGGCCGTCGCGGTGGTCGCCTACCTGGTGTTCGCCAACCGCGACTCCGAGCCGACCGAGACCGCCGGCCCCGCCGCCTCGACGGCCAAGGCCGTCGAGATCGAGGGGGTGCCCGAGTACGTGGCACCGCCCGACCTGGGGGCGAACTGCCAGTACCCGGCGACGGCCGAGAAGGCCGCCAAGCCGGTCAACCCGCCGCGCTCGGGCAAGGTGCCGACCGAGCCCGCGCTGGTCAGCGCCAGCATGTCCACCAACCAGGGCAACATCGGCCTGATGCTCGACAACGGCAAGGCGCCGTGCACGGTCAACAACTTCGCCAGCCTGTCCAGCCAGGCCTACTTCGACAACACCAAGTGCCACCGATTGACCACCGCACCGGAACTGTCGGTGCTGCAGTGCGGCGATCCGACCGGCACCGGCGCGGGCGGGCCGGGCTATCAGTTCGGCAACGAGTACCCGACCAACCAGTACAAGCCCGGCGACCCGAAGCTGGGTGAGCGGGTGACCTATCCGCGCGGCACCGTCGCCATGGCGCACAGCCCGGGGCAGCACAACAACGGCAGCCAGTTCTTCCTGGTGTATCGGGACTCCCAGCTGCCGCCGGACTACACGGCGTTCGGCACAATCGACGAGACCGGCCTGGCCACGCTGGACAAGATCGCCGCCGAGGGTGTCGCCGGCGGCGGTTTCGACGGCAAACCGAACCTCGACGTCGAGATCACCAGCATCCGCCTGGACTAG
- a CDS encoding DUF4333 domain-containing protein encodes MRWSALALTASAMLVVGCQATIEPDRAAALVADFIRSRSGYEVTDLTCPDNIEASVGTTFECRFTGPDGAPHVARVRVAEVSGGDVNFYIETHPT; translated from the coding sequence GTGCGATGGTCAGCGCTGGCCCTCACCGCCTCGGCCATGCTCGTCGTCGGGTGTCAGGCCACGATCGAACCCGACCGGGCGGCGGCCCTGGTCGCCGACTTCATCAGGAGTCGGAGCGGGTACGAGGTCACCGATCTGACCTGCCCCGACAACATCGAGGCGTCCGTCGGTACCACCTTCGAGTGCCGGTTCACCGGCCCGGACGGCGCCCCGCACGTGGCGCGGGTGCGGGTCGCCGAGGTCAGCGGCGGCGACGTGAACTTCTACATCGAGACCCACCCCACCTGA
- a CDS encoding RelA/SpoT family protein, translating to MADDPIAGRAVQSPRGRAVTEASEPPNKTLPKSSSEVQRSTTSASRRVRARLARRMTAQRSSINPVLEPLVAVHKQFYPKANLQLLQRAYEVAEQRHADQMRKSGDPYITHPLAVANILAELEMDTTTLVAALLHDTVEDTGYTLEEITAEFGEEVAHLVDGVTKLDKVALGTAAEAETIRKMILAMARDPRVLVIKVADRLHNMRTMRFLPPEKQARKARETLEVIAPLAHRLGMATVKWELEDLAFAILHPKKYEEIVRLVADRAPSRDIYLAKVRAEISATLAKSKINAVVEGRPKHYWSIYQKMIVKGRDFDDIHDLVGVRILCDEIRDCYAAVGVVHSLWQPIAGRFKDYIAQPRYGVYQSLHTTVVGPEGKPLEVQIRTFDMHKTAEYGIAAHWRYKESKGRNGVPHPQQAAEIDDMAWMRQLLDWQREAADPGEFLESLRYDLASQEIFVFTPKGDVVTLPAGSTPVDFAYAVHTEVGHRCIGARVNGRLVALERKLENGDQVEIFTSKAPNAGPSRDWLNFVASGRAKAKIRQWFAKERREEALEAGKDAIAREVRRGGLPLQRVVNAERMAALAKELRYADVSALYTAVGEGHVSARHVVQRLMAQLERDEEAADELAERSTPATMPVRQRSNDDNGVEVPGAPGVLTKLAKCCTPVPGDVIMGFVTRGGGVSVHRTDCTNAASLREHPERIIEVKWAPSPSSVFLVAIQVEALDRHRLLSDVTRVLADEKVNILSASVTTSDDRVAISRFTFEMGDPKHLGHLLNVVRNVEGVYDVYRVTSAA from the coding sequence ATGGCTGACGATCCCATCGCGGGCCGGGCCGTGCAATCGCCGCGGGGTCGAGCGGTCACCGAGGCGTCGGAGCCGCCGAACAAGACCCTGCCGAAGTCCTCATCGGAGGTCCAGAGGAGCACCACCAGCGCGTCGCGGCGGGTGCGGGCCCGGTTGGCCCGGCGCATGACCGCCCAGCGCAGTTCGATCAACCCGGTGCTCGAGCCGCTGGTCGCGGTGCACAAGCAGTTCTACCCGAAGGCCAATCTGCAGTTGCTGCAGCGCGCCTACGAGGTGGCCGAGCAACGCCACGCCGACCAGATGCGCAAGTCCGGTGATCCCTACATCACCCATCCGCTGGCGGTGGCGAACATCCTCGCCGAGCTCGAGATGGACACCACCACGCTGGTCGCGGCGCTGCTGCACGACACCGTCGAGGACACCGGTTACACCCTCGAGGAGATCACCGCCGAGTTCGGCGAGGAGGTGGCCCACCTCGTCGACGGGGTGACCAAGCTGGACAAGGTCGCGCTGGGCACCGCCGCGGAGGCGGAGACCATCCGCAAGATGATCCTGGCGATGGCGCGCGACCCACGGGTGCTGGTCATCAAGGTGGCCGACCGGCTGCACAACATGCGCACCATGCGCTTCCTGCCGCCCGAGAAGCAGGCCCGCAAGGCCCGCGAGACGCTGGAAGTCATTGCCCCGCTTGCCCATCGACTGGGCATGGCGACGGTCAAGTGGGAGCTGGAGGACCTCGCGTTCGCGATCCTGCACCCGAAGAAGTACGAGGAGATCGTGCGGCTGGTCGCCGACCGGGCGCCGTCTCGCGACATCTACCTGGCGAAGGTCCGTGCCGAGATCTCCGCGACGCTGGCGAAGTCGAAGATCAACGCGGTCGTGGAGGGACGGCCCAAGCACTACTGGTCGATCTACCAGAAGATGATCGTCAAGGGCCGCGACTTCGACGACATCCACGACCTGGTCGGGGTGCGGATCCTGTGCGACGAGATCCGCGACTGCTACGCCGCGGTGGGTGTGGTGCACTCGCTGTGGCAGCCGATCGCCGGGCGGTTCAAGGACTACATCGCCCAGCCGCGCTACGGGGTGTACCAGTCGCTGCACACCACCGTCGTCGGCCCGGAGGGCAAGCCGCTGGAGGTGCAGATCCGCACCTTCGACATGCACAAGACGGCCGAGTACGGCATCGCGGCGCACTGGCGGTACAAGGAGTCCAAGGGCCGCAACGGGGTTCCGCATCCGCAGCAGGCGGCCGAGATCGACGACATGGCCTGGATGCGCCAATTGCTGGACTGGCAGCGGGAGGCGGCGGACCCGGGTGAGTTCCTGGAGTCGCTGCGCTACGACCTTGCCAGCCAGGAGATCTTCGTGTTCACCCCGAAAGGTGACGTGGTCACCCTGCCCGCTGGGTCCACGCCGGTGGACTTCGCCTACGCGGTGCACACCGAGGTGGGACACCGCTGCATCGGGGCGCGGGTCAACGGCCGGCTGGTCGCGCTCGAGCGCAAGCTGGAAAACGGCGACCAGGTGGAGATCTTCACCTCGAAGGCGCCGAACGCCGGCCCGTCGCGGGACTGGCTGAACTTCGTCGCGTCGGGCCGGGCCAAGGCCAAGATCCGGCAGTGGTTCGCCAAGGAGCGCCGGGAGGAGGCGCTGGAGGCGGGCAAGGACGCCATCGCCCGCGAGGTGCGCCGCGGCGGACTGCCGCTGCAGCGGGTGGTGAACGCCGAGCGGATGGCGGCGCTGGCCAAGGAGCTGCGCTACGCGGACGTGTCGGCGCTCTACACCGCGGTGGGGGAGGGCCACGTGTCGGCCCGCCATGTGGTGCAGCGGCTGATGGCCCAGTTGGAGCGCGACGAGGAGGCCGCCGACGAGCTCGCCGAGCGCTCCACCCCGGCGACCATGCCGGTGCGCCAGCGCAGCAACGACGACAACGGGGTGGAGGTCCCGGGTGCGCCGGGTGTGCTCACGAAGCTGGCCAAGTGCTGCACGCCGGTGCCGGGGGACGTGATCATGGGTTTCGTGACCCGCGGCGGCGGGGTGAGCGTGCACCGCACCGACTGCACCAACGCCGCGTCGCTGCGTGAGCACCCGGAGCGGATCATCGAGGTGAAGTGGGCGCCGTCGCCGTCATCGGTGTTCCTGGTGGCCATCCAGGTCGAGGCGCTCGACCGGCACCGGTTGCTGTCGGATGTGACCCGGGTGCTGGCCGACGAGAAGGTCAACATCCTGTCCGCGTCGGTGACGACGTCCGACGACCGGGTGGCGATCAGCCGGTTCACCTTCGAGATGGGTGATCCGAAGCACCTGGGTCATCTGCTCAACGTGGTCCGCAACGTGGAGGGCGTCTACGACGTCTACCGGGTGACCTCCGCTGCGTAG
- a CDS encoding adenine phosphoribosyltransferase → MTTTDIATLIASHMREVSDFPEPGIQFKDLTPLFADAAGLAAVTDALAEAARGADLVAGIDARGFLLGAAVAIRLGTGVLAVRKGGKLPPPVRSETYQLEYGTATLEIPADGVELSGRRVVIIDDVLATGGTLAAAARLLGHCGATATHAAVVLELAALGGRDALAPLTVTSLLAI, encoded by the coding sequence ATGACCACCACTGACATCGCGACGCTGATCGCCTCCCATATGCGCGAGGTGTCGGACTTCCCCGAACCCGGTATCCAGTTCAAGGACCTGACCCCGCTGTTCGCCGATGCGGCCGGGCTGGCCGCGGTGACCGACGCGCTGGCCGAGGCGGCCCGGGGCGCCGATCTGGTGGCCGGTATCGACGCGCGCGGGTTTCTGCTGGGCGCGGCGGTCGCGATCCGGCTGGGCACCGGGGTGCTGGCGGTCCGCAAAGGGGGCAAACTGCCGCCGCCGGTGCGCAGCGAGACCTATCAGCTCGAGTACGGCACCGCGACGCTGGAGATCCCGGCCGATGGGGTGGAACTGTCCGGCCGCCGGGTCGTGATCATCGACGATGTGCTCGCGACCGGGGGCACGCTGGCCGCCGCCGCCAGGCTGCTGGGCCACTGCGGGGCGACGGCGACCCACGCCGCGGTGGTGCTGGAGTTGGCGGCGCTGGGTGGGCGCGACGCGTTGGCGCCGCTTACGGTGACCTCACTGCTTGCGATATGA
- a CDS encoding ABC transporter substrate-binding protein, which yields MGWRERPDHRPAGSAPVRRRWTALLAALLLVAAAGLVSCSRNPADRIAYAVDGALTTYNTNTVAGAASGGPQAFARVLTGFTYHGPNGQVIADHDFGKVSVVGRAPLLLDYEINADAVYSDGKPVTCDDMVLAWAAQSGRYPGFDAASRAGYSDIAAIDCVPGQKKARVSFLPDRAPIDYNHLFGATSMMPAHVIAEVLGLGEGGVARAIADNDGPVIERIAQVWNNGWTLKPDLDLKKFPSSGPYKLQSVTEDGAVVLVANDKWWGEPPVAKRVTVYPRGADIQDRVNEGAYDVVDIAAGSSGPLNLPDEYQRSGEPSGGIVQMIFAPQGPASEVPVRRALAHCTPRDVIARNAEMPIANARLHPVSDDAYSAAEGAAEAGQFVAANPEAARAALGDRPPLTLRIGYQKPNARLAAIVGVIAKSCAAAGITVEDAGTTDTSPVALRDNKIDVLLASTGGATGSGSTGSDTLDAYTLHSANGDNLPRYHNGRIDEIIATLASATDPKEIVRLLGEGGQILWADMPTLPLYRQQRTLITSTKMYGVQSSPTRWGAGWNMDRWVLSR from the coding sequence ATGGGGTGGCGTGAGCGGCCGGATCATCGGCCCGCCGGGTCGGCCCCGGTGCGGAGGCGGTGGACAGCGCTGCTGGCGGCGCTGCTGCTGGTCGCGGCCGCGGGCCTGGTGTCGTGCTCGCGCAACCCGGCCGACCGCATCGCCTACGCCGTCGACGGCGCCCTGACCACCTACAACACCAACACCGTCGCCGGCGCCGCCTCCGGCGGACCGCAGGCCTTCGCCCGGGTGTTAACCGGGTTCACCTACCACGGGCCCAACGGCCAGGTGATCGCCGACCATGATTTCGGCAAGGTGTCGGTCGTCGGCCGGGCCCCGCTGCTGCTGGACTACGAGATCAACGCCGACGCGGTGTACTCCGACGGCAAACCGGTCACCTGTGACGACATGGTGCTGGCCTGGGCGGCACAATCCGGGCGGTACCCGGGTTTCGACGCCGCCAGCCGCGCCGGCTACAGCGATATCGCCGCCATCGACTGCGTGCCGGGCCAGAAGAAGGCCCGGGTGTCGTTTCTGCCGGACCGCGCCCCGATCGACTACAACCACCTGTTCGGTGCGACGTCGATGATGCCGGCGCACGTCATCGCCGAGGTGCTCGGCCTCGGCGAGGGCGGGGTCGCGCGGGCCATCGCCGACAACGACGGCCCGGTGATCGAGCGCATCGCGCAGGTCTGGAACAACGGCTGGACCCTCAAGCCCGATCTCGATCTGAAGAAGTTCCCGTCGTCGGGTCCCTACAAGCTGCAGTCGGTGACCGAGGACGGCGCGGTCGTGCTGGTCGCCAACGACAAATGGTGGGGTGAGCCCCCGGTGGCCAAGCGGGTCACCGTGTATCCGCGCGGCGCCGACATCCAGGACCGGGTGAACGAGGGCGCCTACGACGTCGTCGACATCGCCGCCGGGTCGTCGGGCCCGCTGAACCTGCCCGACGAGTACCAGCGTTCCGGCGAGCCGTCGGGCGGCATCGTGCAGATGATCTTCGCCCCGCAGGGCCCGGCATCCGAGGTGCCCGTGCGGCGGGCGCTGGCGCACTGCACCCCGCGCGACGTGATCGCCCGCAACGCCGAGATGCCGATCGCCAACGCGCGACTGCACCCGGTCTCCGACGACGCCTACAGCGCCGCCGAGGGTGCGGCCGAGGCGGGTCAGTTCGTCGCCGCCAACCCGGAGGCGGCCCGGGCCGCGCTCGGCGACCGCCCACCGCTGACCCTGCGCATCGGCTACCAGAAGCCCAACGCCCGGCTCGCCGCGATCGTCGGTGTCATCGCGAAATCCTGTGCCGCGGCAGGGATCACCGTCGAGGACGCCGGAACCACCGACACCAGCCCGGTGGCGTTGCGCGACAACAAGATCGACGTGCTGCTGGCCAGCACGGGCGGGGCCACCGGCAGCGGATCGACCGGATCGGACACGCTGGACGCCTACACCCTGCACTCGGCCAACGGCGACAACCTGCCGCGCTACCACAACGGCCGCATCGACGAGATCATCGCGACGCTGGCGAGCGCCACCGATCCCAAGGAGATCGTCCGGCTGCTCGGTGAGGGCGGGCAGATCCTGTGGGCCGACATGCCGACCCTGCCGCTGTACCGGCAGCAGCGAACCCTGATCACCTCGACGAAAATGTATGGGGTGCAGAGCAGTCCGACACGGTGGGGCGCGGGGTGGAACATGGACCGCTGGGTGCTGTCCCGATGA
- the secF gene encoding protein translocase subunit SecF, translating to MARHEKTDTSAAAETTSTAVEAPALKTQSGDTAPQHGFFVRLYTGTGAFEVVGRRKLWFTVSGLIVAVCVASMIFRGFTFGIDFEGGTRVSMPAVTATGPVSVERVEEVFSDTLGTAPDSVVVVGSGDSATVQIRSEHLTNDQIEELRTALFDEFQPRAPDGQPSRQAISDSAVSETWGGEITKKALIALVVFLVIATAYITVRYERYMAAAAMAALGFDLVVTAGVYSIVGFEVTPATVIGLLTILGFSLYDTVIVFDKVEENTHGFEHTTRRTFAEHANLAVNQTFMRSINTSLISVLPIAALMVVAVWLLGVGTLMDLALVQLVGVVVGTYSSIFFATPLLVSLRERTEVVRNHTKRVLRRREGAAAKADAADDEDADDTAESTAVASTGPAGPAAVAAPAPDKPAPGARPVRPERSRTGRPSGKRDTRRR from the coding sequence ATGGCCCGCCACGAGAAGACGGACACCTCGGCCGCGGCCGAGACCACCTCCACCGCGGTGGAGGCCCCCGCCCTCAAGACGCAGTCCGGTGACACGGCCCCGCAGCACGGCTTCTTCGTCCGGCTCTACACCGGCACCGGCGCGTTCGAGGTGGTCGGCAGGCGCAAGCTGTGGTTCACGGTCAGCGGGCTGATCGTCGCGGTCTGCGTCGCCAGCATGATCTTCCGCGGTTTCACCTTCGGCATCGACTTCGAGGGCGGCACCAGGGTCTCGATGCCGGCGGTCACCGCGACCGGACCGGTCAGCGTCGAGCGCGTCGAGGAGGTGTTCAGCGACACCCTGGGCACCGCGCCCGACTCGGTGGTCGTCGTCGGCAGCGGCGACTCCGCGACCGTGCAGATCCGCTCCGAACACCTCACCAACGACCAGATCGAGGAACTGCGCACCGCGCTGTTCGACGAGTTCCAGCCGCGCGCCCCGGACGGCCAGCCCAGCCGGCAGGCGATCAGCGATTCGGCGGTCTCCGAGACCTGGGGCGGCGAGATCACCAAGAAGGCCCTGATCGCTCTGGTGGTGTTCCTGGTGATCGCCACCGCCTACATCACGGTGCGCTACGAGCGCTACATGGCCGCAGCGGCGATGGCCGCCCTGGGGTTCGACCTCGTGGTCACCGCGGGCGTGTACTCGATCGTCGGTTTCGAGGTCACTCCCGCGACGGTGATCGGCCTGCTGACGATCCTGGGTTTCTCGCTGTACGACACCGTGATCGTGTTCGACAAGGTCGAGGAGAACACCCACGGGTTCGAGCACACCACCCGGCGCACCTTCGCCGAACACGCCAACCTCGCGGTCAACCAGACCTTCATGCGCTCGATCAACACCAGCCTCATCTCGGTGCTGCCGATCGCCGCGCTCATGGTCGTCGCGGTGTGGCTGCTCGGCGTCGGCACGCTGATGGACCTGGCGCTGGTGCAGCTGGTCGGCGTGGTGGTCGGCACCTACTCGTCGATCTTCTTCGCCACCCCGCTGCTGGTGAGCCTGCGGGAACGCACCGAGGTGGTGCGCAACCACACCAAGCGGGTGCTCCGCCGCCGTGAGGGCGCGGCCGCCAAGGCCGATGCGGCGGACGACGAGGACGCGGATGACACGGCCGAGTCCACCGCGGTCGCGTCCACCGGGCCGGCCGGGCCGGCCGCCGTCGCGGCCCCCGCTCCCGACAAACCCGCCCCCGGTGCCCGTCCGGTGCGACCCGAGCGCAGCCGGACCGGACGTCCGTCGGGCAAACGCGACACCCGTCGGCGGTAG
- the secD gene encoding protein translocase subunit SecD produces MASSSTPVRPGRYLSLFLVLLVGAYLLVFLTGDKKPEPKLGIDLQGGTRVTLTARTPDGSRPTRESLDLAKRIIENRVDGLGVSGAEVIIDGDNLVITVPGNDGGEVRNVGQTARLYIRPVKFAMPALTPEQVAEPEELQKQLSGGLPGGPGAPAGAPADRAPAQPPGGENPPETPADQAPPQPRPFPDEPPAQPAPAPNPSPTPAPSPSPEPGASPSPAPGGPQQPADPKAQRAERIAVEKQKRQSTNQLVQAMAVDEMAQRCGKDEEDVLVGNDDPSLPLVTCSADRAEVFLLEPAIIKGEQIKNATSGLDQQRAQWVVNVEFDSEAGRTWADFTRDHVGDRTAFVLDTEVISAPEIQEPILGGNTQVTGQFTEASARELANQLKYGSLPLSFESSEAETVSATLGLSSLKAGLIAGAVGFALVLLYSLLYYRVLGLLTALSLVASGAMVYAVLVLLGRWIGYTLDLAGVAGLIIGIGTTADSFVVFFERIKDEIREGRSFRSAVPRGWARARKTILSGNAVTFLAAAVLYVLAVGQVKGFAFTLGLTTIFDVLVVFLVTWPLVYLASKSPTMAKPALNGLGAVQQIARERRAAAQATRGK; encoded by the coding sequence GTGGCATCGTCTTCGACGCCGGTGCGCCCAGGCCGCTATCTGTCGTTGTTCCTGGTGTTGCTGGTCGGCGCCTATCTGCTGGTGTTTCTCACCGGAGACAAGAAGCCCGAACCCAAGCTGGGCATCGACCTGCAGGGCGGCACCCGGGTCACGCTGACCGCCCGCACCCCGGACGGGTCTCGCCCCACCCGGGAATCGCTCGACCTGGCCAAGCGGATCATCGAGAACCGCGTCGACGGGCTGGGGGTGTCCGGCGCCGAGGTGATCATCGACGGCGACAACCTGGTGATCACCGTTCCCGGGAACGACGGCGGCGAGGTCCGCAACGTCGGGCAGACCGCGCGGCTGTACATCCGGCCGGTCAAGTTCGCGATGCCCGCGCTCACACCCGAACAGGTCGCCGAGCCCGAGGAGCTGCAGAAGCAGCTGTCCGGCGGGCTGCCGGGCGGCCCCGGAGCGCCTGCGGGCGCTCCCGCCGACCGGGCGCCGGCGCAACCCCCCGGCGGGGAGAATCCGCCCGAGACCCCGGCGGACCAGGCGCCGCCGCAGCCGCGGCCGTTCCCGGACGAACCGCCCGCGCAGCCGGCCCCGGCGCCGAACCCGTCGCCGACACCGGCCCCGAGTCCGTCGCCGGAGCCCGGTGCGTCCCCGTCCCCGGCGCCCGGTGGCCCGCAGCAGCCCGCCGACCCGAAGGCGCAGCGGGCCGAGCGGATCGCCGTGGAGAAGCAGAAGCGCCAGAGCACCAACCAGCTGGTGCAGGCCATGGCCGTCGACGAGATGGCCCAGCGCTGCGGCAAGGACGAAGAGGATGTGCTGGTCGGCAACGACGACCCGTCCCTGCCGCTGGTCACCTGCTCGGCCGACCGCGCCGAGGTGTTCCTGCTCGAACCGGCGATCATCAAGGGCGAGCAGATCAAGAACGCCACGTCGGGGCTGGACCAGCAGCGCGCTCAGTGGGTGGTCAACGTGGAGTTCGACTCCGAGGCCGGCCGCACCTGGGCCGACTTCACCCGCGACCACGTCGGTGACCGGACCGCGTTCGTGCTCGACACCGAGGTGATCAGCGCTCCGGAGATTCAGGAGCCGATTCTGGGCGGCAACACCCAGGTCACCGGACAGTTCACCGAAGCCAGTGCCCGCGAACTGGCCAACCAGCTCAAGTACGGGTCACTGCCGCTGTCGTTCGAGTCCTCCGAGGCCGAGACCGTCTCGGCGACCCTGGGGCTGTCGTCGCTGAAGGCCGGGCTCATCGCCGGCGCCGTCGGCTTCGCGCTGGTGCTGCTGTACTCGCTGCTGTATTACCGGGTGCTGGGCCTGCTGACCGCGCTGTCGCTGGTCGCGTCGGGGGCCATGGTCTACGCGGTGCTGGTGCTGCTCGGCCGCTGGATCGGCTACACCCTCGACCTCGCCGGCGTCGCCGGCCTGATCATCGGCATCGGCACCACCGCCGACTCGTTCGTGGTGTTCTTCGAACGGATCAAGGATGAGATCCGGGAGGGACGCTCGTTCCGCTCCGCGGTCCCGCGTGGTTGGGCCCGCGCCCGCAAGACCATCCTGTCCGGCAACGCGGTGACCTTCCTGGCCGCCGCGGTGCTCTACGTGCTGGCCGTCGGCCAGGTGAAGGGCTTCGCGTTCACCCTCGGCCTGACCACCATCTTCGACGTCCTGGTCGTGTTCCTGGTGACCTGGCCGCTGGTGTACCTGGCATCGAAGTCCCCGACGATGGCCAAACCCGCGCTGAACGGTCTCGGTGCGGTTCAGCAAATCGCCCGGGAACGACGGGCGGCTGCCCAGGCGACGAGAGGGAAGTAG
- the yajC gene encoding preprotein translocase subunit YajC: MAESTFFILPLLAAMAFLMFLSSRRQRKAIQAIIDLQNSLRVGDRVHTKSGLEGTITRIDDDNVDLEIAPGVITTWMKGAIFDKIESDDDTDAIDETDETGVEATEVSDSPKSDG, translated from the coding sequence ATGGCTGAGTCCACCTTCTTTATCCTGCCGTTGTTGGCCGCCATGGCCTTCTTGATGTTCCTCTCGTCGCGTCGGCAGAGGAAAGCCATCCAGGCCATCATCGATCTGCAGAACTCGCTGCGGGTCGGCGACCGCGTCCACACCAAGTCCGGGTTGGAAGGCACCATCACCCGCATCGACGACGACAACGTGGACCTGGAGATCGCCCCTGGTGTCATCACCACGTGGATGAAGGGGGCCATCTTCGACAAGATCGAGTCGGACGACGACACCGACGCCATCGACGAGACCGACGAGACCGGTGTCGAGGCCACCGAAGTTTCCGACAGCCCGAAGTCTGACGGCTAG
- the gabT gene encoding 4-aminobutyrate--2-oxoglutarate transaminase → MSVLEQSRHLVTEIPGPRSRELAERKNGAVSRAVATTMPVYAARAFGGIVEDVDGNRFIDLGSGIAVTTIGNSAPRVVDAVRRQVGEFTHTCFMITPYEGYVAVAEQLARLTPGDFEKRSALFNSGAEAVENAIKIARAYTRRTAVVAFDHAYHGRTNLTMALTAKSMPYKHSFGPFAPDVYRAPLSYPFRDAQFSKELATDGELAARRAIEVIDKQVGAVDLAAVVIEPIQGEGGFIVPAEGFLGALADWCRNNGVVFIADEVQTGFARTGAMFACEHECLVPDLIVTAKGIAGGLPLSAVTGRAEIMDAPHPGGLGGTYGGNPLACAAALAAIETIEADGLVERARRIETVMKDRLNRLQAGDPRIGDVRGRGAMIAIELVKPGGVEPDPELTRALCAGCHAAGVIVLSCGTFGNVLRFLPPLTISDELLHEALDVLSDVLANL, encoded by the coding sequence ATGAGCGTGCTCGAGCAGAGCCGCCACCTGGTTACCGAGATCCCGGGGCCGCGGTCCCGGGAACTGGCGGAACGCAAGAACGGCGCGGTGTCGCGTGCGGTCGCCACCACGATGCCGGTCTACGCCGCCCGCGCGTTCGGCGGCATCGTCGAGGACGTCGACGGCAACCGGTTCATCGATCTGGGGTCGGGCATCGCGGTGACCACGATCGGCAACTCGGCGCCGCGAGTGGTCGACGCGGTGCGCCGCCAGGTCGGGGAGTTCACCCACACCTGCTTCATGATCACGCCGTACGAGGGGTACGTCGCGGTCGCCGAACAACTCGCCCGGCTCACCCCCGGCGACTTCGAGAAGCGCTCGGCGCTGTTCAACTCCGGCGCGGAGGCGGTGGAGAACGCGATCAAGATCGCCCGCGCCTACACGCGGCGCACCGCGGTGGTGGCCTTCGACCACGCCTATCACGGCCGCACCAACCTGACCATGGCGCTGACCGCCAAATCGATGCCCTACAAGCACAGCTTCGGCCCGTTCGCCCCCGACGTCTACCGGGCACCGCTGTCGTACCCGTTCCGCGATGCGCAGTTCAGCAAGGAACTGGCCACCGACGGGGAACTGGCCGCCAGGCGGGCGATCGAGGTCATCGACAAACAGGTCGGTGCGGTCGACCTGGCCGCGGTCGTCATCGAACCCATCCAGGGCGAGGGCGGGTTCATCGTGCCGGCCGAGGGCTTCCTGGGCGCCCTGGCCGACTGGTGCCGGAACAACGGCGTGGTGTTCATCGCCGACGAGGTGCAGACCGGGTTCGCCCGCACCGGCGCCATGTTCGCCTGCGAACACGAATGCCTGGTGCCCGATCTCATCGTCACCGCGAAGGGCATCGCCGGCGGGCTGCCGCTGTCGGCGGTCACCGGCCGCGCCGAGATCATGGACGCCCCGCATCCGGGTGGGCTCGGCGGCACCTACGGCGGCAACCCGTTGGCGTGTGCGGCGGCGCTGGCCGCGATCGAGACGATCGAGGCGGACGGACTCGTCGAGCGGGCCCGCCGGATCGAGACCGTGATGAAGGACCGGCTGAACCGGTTGCAGGCCGGCGATCCCCGCATCGGCGACGTGCGCGGCCGCGGCGCGATGATCGCCATCGAGTTGGTCAAACCCGGTGGTGTCGAACCGGATCCCGAACTGACCCGGGCGTTGTGCGCGGGGTGCCATGCCGCGGGAGTGATCGTGTTGTCCTGCGGCACATTCGGCAACGTGCTGCGGTTCCTGCCGCCCCTGACGATCAGCGACGAACTGCTCCACGAAGCACTCGACGTGCTCAGCGATGTGCTTGCGAACCTGTGA